The genomic region CATGCATCAATGCTTGAGTTGGGCTAGTAGAAAGTCTATATAGACTCTCTTGGCGAACACCAATCACCTTACTTGTTTTAATGctagagttctttggccaagcaagaacttttccTTATGAGAATTCAACTTGATATCCTTTGTCCTCCAAAGCTGAAATTGATACAAGGTTCCTCTTGATACCTGGTATGAACAAGACATCACTCAGGTGAAGAGGGATGCCAAAGTCTAGATGAAGAGAGGTGGTTCCAACACCTTTCATTGAATATCAAGCATCATCTCCAATTACTACTTTCAAGTTGGTTTCTCTTTCCACCAAGTCAAAAAGATGCTCTCGATAtcttgggttagtgcaggatcatggggggccaaaaagtggtgatgtgaaaaaaatagccttctccactcgcctaaaaacacgaaaatccgtgttgactttttgcttggcctgggtgtcagtacaccttggcatggtaaacacctaagcaaatcggataaaatcggatatcctatTAAAATCCAATTTTTAtaagtaattttaaattaaaaaataaattatataatatataatgtaatataataatatattatatattacatattatttaatatataatatattattatattatattatatattatataacacattatatattatatattacatattatataatacataatatattatataatataataatataatatattatataatataataatataatatattatataatataataatataatatattatataatataataatataatatattatataatataataatataatatattatataatatattatataattatataatataatattatattatattatataatataatattatataatatatataatgtaataatatattatataattatataatataatattatataatatattattatattatataatataatattatataatatattattatattatataatatattattatattatataatataatattatataatatattattatattatataatataatgttattttaaaataatttaagtataaaaattggatatccgataaaatcggatttatcggatatccaattttcagAGACAATGTAATTGGATTGTGACAGctcgtgagttatttttaacccacgggctgCGTGATTTTTTTGGAATCCGATATCCGGGTGGACCCAATATCCGGTTATttgacccaaatttgctaaaaaatacattaaaaggtaggatttttattgttttcactcattttcattcaatttttgtatttttttaatgtttatttgtttttcattgaaaatatagtttttttcatgaaaactaggtttttttaaatcaagtacaaaattgttcaaatttgttaactaaattcaattgtttacattcaattaggttaaaaatgggggataacagtgaaaacattgatcaaccacaaccgcaacaaccaaaccctcctttgccaaacccccctcaattcaggatttaattgcacaaaatttgaaccaattgaggagGATTGCAGATGTTTATCATATGATCCCtcgcctaaacccaatgtttgatcccctcacgttgatcataaagagtatggaaaccatcactgaggagcacaatgtcgctcttttgtggcgatattctatgagggaacaatatgtagatggcttgtcctataaggagatcaaggatctcgagatatccaaagccgctatcaTCGTATTGTTTGTGAATCctcgcactggtcaacccgtagacccccaaaaaacaaaactttcgattaaatggtgcacaaatgatggtattgtgaaaaacttttgggatcgttggtggatggttttcgacaaactacccaacaacaatcttgatgtccccttctacttcataaaaaaattgtatgatgagtttgttttaggaaaacatgtgaactactttgacatccaacctttccagggtgtgggtttaggtatatgccccaaaatagaccgaggcagtcagagtagtccagggcccatatgtcccccctcctcttgttgatcccccacctccagtgcaacatccagatatcatttgtgaggtggcatcgcagaccatatcggctattcactctttgagtagccttttggtttctcaggttgggtcagtagctcaacctacttttgatggtagcggtgcatccggtggtgctgacacatcctccttggctccacacatttgcgtgccccatagttgtgtcatgtgtgggcacgtatgcttgggtccagttggacaacctctTGATCCTCCCGTGCAcagtgcaaattatgaggtgcatgagatgcacgatgcaccagatgttatgacacagactggaggataccctggggagtcctcgcatgctagaggtgaggaggcaccttcatcatacattgatgatgtagtggtaagatttgtattttcacatttcattctatattttaaatgaatatttataatctagataatattaagtacttatatttatttacatggtctatttaatagttgatgaccgaggaggagttgacgcagatccaggagggcaccttgacgaccatttcatttggccttgatagcttgacggtacatattattgcacctagtcgtttgtattttattgtacatatgtgctcatcatttatattggtattaattagactatgtagtaacttgcatgtatatcttattttactcttgtagggcacaagcatcACGAGTGTGGGgttgtgtgatttaggatctggtagtgcagttggagacaagggaaaggtaattgaatgcaaatatgatttaatgaatagtttaaataacttatagtgattatacacgtctagacatagattgatagtttcatatacttgttgtgtatatgtacagagaattcttggcttcacatccttgttgactaaacccactatacctgaagatgaagaagaagaagaagagatgcctcgagtacatgtgtgtttattttattttgtgtttagtagatataatttgttattatcaatgaaaATTATATCTAAcctgtatcaatgtcatgtttgtgaacatatgtaggttgtgtatgaaaatattgaaaacatacctcctctaccaaagacatacatcaagagtcctgcaaagctgaagagaaaacgtggagacgAGGTAaataagaatagttcaattatagttcatttttatgttaacttttcgaatgtgagctatataatataactaatcttaatcgtggtttgttttttcttgtgcaggatcctttagagccgagcagtgcggcgaagaggatcgattttgatgatccatcaacaacttaggatgttatagatagttttgggatgcttacatgtctagttggcatgtatattttgtatatggacatacattcatgtatatagacatacattttgtttgagttggcgtttatgccatatttgtgtatggacatatacttgtaatcatttgacattttcatatatacagaagttgatatttgatcatataaattgttgctcatatgtgcatggtgttatcatggaaatctttaatcttcattccaataattaacgatggctaataatggttatttaatgaacaatacaattcatttcatttcatcgtaagtgttgttgtataatgaacaatacaattcatttaatgaacaatacaatacaattcatttaatgaacaataaaatacaattcattattaccctatgcatgctcctattttgccccccccccccccccaactcggttgaatgctcggggtcataccctactgacgtcgtcccttgagaaccctaagtgctaaaaattgtcaaactttgacaggccctaactcagaatctgtggcacctgcgaatgatctgtttgaacctacggggccatgagaggggtccctacaaaatcctatctcggttttttaagtttccctacgattttattagggcatcatttttttggttggcaaaaaaattgtcagtctcattcaatcgaatattgtcgcgtggccaatttctcgttctgctcgtcgtgataacGAACCGTCGGCTCGGACATGTCCAGTtaagaattattaccctatgcatgctcctattccccccccccaaaCTCGGTCGAacgcttagggtcataccctaccaacgttgtcccttgagcaccctaagtgctaaaaaatgtcaaactttgacgggccctcactcagaatccgtggcacctacgaacaatccgtttgaacctaccgggcaatgagaggggtccctacaaaagtctgccttggtttttcaagtttccctacggttttattagggcaacattttttcggttggcgaaaaaattgtcaatgtcattcaattgaatgttgtcgcgtggccaatttctcgttctgctcatcgtgataatgaaccgctggctttgacatgtccagttaggcattattaccctatgcatgctcttattttgccccccactcagtcaaacgctcggggtcataccctacaggcgtcgtcccttgagcactctaagtgctaaaaattgtcaaactttgatgggccctaactcggaatccatggcacctgcgaatgattcatttgaacctacagggccaagAGAGggctccctacaaaagcctatcttggtttttcaagtttccctacggttttattagggcaatattttttcggttggcgaaaaaatcatcagtctcattcaatcgaatgttgtcgcgtggccaatttctcgttcttctcatcgtgataatgaaccatgggctatgacatgtccagttaggcattattaccctatgcatgctcctattcccaccccccccccccccaactcgatcaaacgctcggagtcataccctaccgacatcgtcccttgagcaccctaagagctaaaaattgtcaaactttgatgagccctaactcaaaatccgtggcacctgcgaatgattcgtttgaacctacgaggccacgagaggggtccctacaaaatcctatctcgatttttcaagtttccctacggttttattagggaagcattttttcggttggcgaaaaaatcatcagtctcattcaatcgaatgttgtcacgtggccaatttctcgttttgctcatcaTGATAACGAACCGTCAGCTCAAAAAtatccagttaggaattattaccctatgcatgctcctatttctcccccccactcggtcgaatgctcggggtcataccctaccagcgtcgtcccttgagcaccctaagtgctaaaaattgtcaaactttgatgggccctaactcagaatctatggcacctgtgaatgatccgtttgaacgtacggggccacgagaggggtccctactaaagcctatctcattttttcaagtttccctatggttttattagggagggattttttcggttggcaaaaaaatcatcagtctcattcaattgaatgttgtcgcatggtaaATTTCTCGTTTTGCTCGTCGTGATAACAAACCGTCAGATCatacatgtccaattaggcattattaccctatgcatgctcctatcccCCCCCCCACCCAgttgaatgcttggggtcataccctactagtgtcatcccttgagcaccctaagtgctaaaaattgtcaaactttgacaggaccTAACTCGAAAtacgtggcacctgcgaatgatccatttgaacctatggggccacgagaggggtccctacaaaagcctatctcggtttttcaattttacctatggttttattagggcaacattttttgcaaagttggcaaaaaaatcgtaaatctcattcaatgaaaaatatagataaacaagcattacactgtagacacataatgatcatcaatatttccatgtattgtatacacataattaccactACACTTGCATGTGACACCCATgaaggatatgcaaacatgatttttttcattatcaatacaactacaccaatgtactcatgtacagatacattgtatatcatcaatataactaaaccaattttctcatggacattgtatatcatcataaaaaagttacatcaattcatatccatatacaaatacaacatcccacttcatctgcatcagacatcctcatgtcctaagagaaaatcttacgtacaacaatggctgcatataaatgaagaccaaaataagcaacctttttatgcggaatgaatgtgctacaagaaacaaattataacaattaatacaaattattgtcaaattataaatagatcatttgaaacaattttaagacgtacaagattgtataattacgaaacttaccaatttctctgcaaagtatacaagcataactttgaagaaagacacatgttgattaaagcccttctcactgcatttctctgcatggttgaagaggatggtagatatggtcatttctaaatagcaatacattcacttgacttagtgtttatgcacgaaatttaatctcattaatgcacaaaggaatatgtaccatcaccaagagtaaactagtcaacgatGAATGATCTAGcgtgaacctgtatttttaagaattgttagtctacacataaaatgcatggatgaacataaaggctttatgataatcacttcaactgaaatgcatgataataaatgaaaaggtgggattatataccataaaaatacgtcccttcgaattatatccagagaacccactatgttgatgcaaaaatcataatgcgatacTGTTGTATATTATCAAAaaagacttgcatgagcataaaggttttgcgataattatatcatcaaaaattgtcaaatagtgttgtctaataacaaaaactgtaaagctcatcaaatgcatgataataagtcgtgttgcaaaaatacgtcccttccaattatattgagtgtacccgctatgtacatgcaaaaaccatgttgccaaaaaaaacatttatcaatagacctgcattttgaacacatccttaatatacatgtaacaaacttgaacattaaggtttaatgatcattgtttgaaatgaaatgcatgataaaaaaataaggcaccattaaatacctactactcaagtatgcctgaagggtcatctctttgcttaagtgtatccaatattgcttcatgatcaacagtagtcactgtccataggtctttggtcttcaacttgacatttgtagctataataaggtgtgaatacattagaatggttttgtgtctctcatagtcttcaactgcaggtatgtcattctttctaatcatgtatgttcgcaaccaagttcccacaacaactgagcctataggatatgtgaacccatcatcatctgtcactggttgtgttagattttgttttccctgtacacattgtgccaaccaatattctgatctctcttcattccattgtggtgcaacaactacaaaaacatgtcctggctgtacaaaatctgatagacggtcatactcaagtgaactttccatgtcatcgtttgacaaggatattgtttgagataaaggagttagatattgggaaacccacatatcaacccactcacttgactcacactgatcccaatcataTCAAATGTCCAAATGgaccatgtacttgcatctgagctaagaaatgaatgtatctttgaagaatctttaattgtttgacaatccaatctgtatcccattgttctctcctcaaccaaccaaaagaatctggtcactgtcgaatcaagagtacctccatgtgacaatgttgaactacaccaatcaacaatagaatgctcatcagagaaatttgcacctgaaatcctcaattgctccttaactagagatctcttcaaacatgcacttgctccatcatgctctcccttcccatttcctgcctcaaaaaaacatcgaatatgaggtatacacccctctacatgcattctactcaaccaataaaacatacgggcattctttaATTGAATCGTatagttatctaaccatatgatatgtcgatcaattacaatgtctttctcatgcaagaactcaaaacaattcttgaaagaatgttgcacatactcggaggagtgtgatctatcatcactcatataaaaatgatactccttgattatcttcctgtcctcttctgtactatcaggagtatgtctatatgtaatgtgaacaaaaatcgcaatctggattgaattgtagtactgagactatacctcattccatggttgcaatgtatagttctctgcaaaatcaaccaccaatacaatagtgccaatcgggaaagagttcttacacatcctgaactattgatccaaccactgaaacctatgggtgtgccttgcatacttgtagaaaatattttccttaaaatacaaaataaaatcagcaacactcacttctcttgagactaattcgcatctagaaccttgaactccactcttcaaagtatatttcactgtctcatatctttttttctcaacataattctttccaaactcgcgTTCGcagccctcatgaaaacatgaaacaaactttgagaaCCCACCACAtcgtgagcacttctcattcaaacaatcatttctatagaaatagcaaccatcatctctagggcataaaaatagatcttgcaagtctcttgatgatctcagaaatagcattgcaccacactcctgcaacatctcattagtatgcatcatagaccGAATATGGCAtcaaagttcatggtacattgaaaactccacatggtacttgcaacaacaagtattacgaatcttaagaggaacacaataaaatggcttcaaagattcaaaggccctttgtgatatttgcaaagttggatgtacttcacaaattgTTTtgtacattgtttggcttgattccaagaaatgtttgggatgcagtgtgtggtcttggttgccgattcttaatttcaaaacatcctttacattgggtgatactctagaattagagtgccaaaattgttgaatctcctccttcacattgtcagtcaactttctatcaacatgtggaagcctcccaccaaaagcccatgtatcatgttgaagtggatcgtcaagtctttgtctttgtgcaagtgctctatccaaagttttacggtttatgtcaAGTTTGTCtaatttgacgagccttcctcaattgatggcttactaaggaggttgtaatcactcttcaagtgtatctcttatctctttctttggtattctttccaatacaattgagagtgtcaaatagatttttggcaatgatagaatttatctccatcttcttgttcatatgaatcttcaatttgtttagcaatggtctcatctttatcttCTTTAGCAAtttaacaaagagttggcattgctcggtcaatgtcttattgctaaaattttggtcaaaaagttgtgtagcccacaactgaatgattcttgttgacctcttgccttcaagattcgcaataatgttctcatcaatttcaagtaaccattttggggttcttgaaggtcttggatttggaatttgtctttcatccatgagagggtcttcatttctaaagtaattaggtgttacatattgttcatttggttgagcaattccaccttcaatgtcaaagttttccacattttcacctccaatgtcaaaattttccacatgttcacctcttatgtcaaaattttctacattttcacctccaatgtcaattttttttatatttacaccaaaattatgggcaccttcattgtcaactcccaaattttcactttccattctcacgtcatgtttgagcattttcattatcactttcaacattttcaacacattcaaaattttcactttcaaaacctacattttcattttcaataacttgttcaacattttcaaattcaatttcctcttcacttgaagtaacattagcaatatttaacataccttgtcttctcctcctatgaccttctctatctatttctctatacacttcaatttggtcatttgaaagttttcttttgcgttaagacttccgacaactactactccccatttacctccacaaagatgctcctaaagcattgacaatgtaagatttgactttaagaatctctcaaaagcacaaatttgtctcaatctgtctgaaaacccgtgattgtcgacaaaaaatagaatgtgaagactgtgggccgttggaatccacaaaatggcccacaaggctcttttttatttacaaaaatcggatatccgattaaatccgatatccgattttattactcatattttagagagagagagagagagagagagagagagagagagagagagagagagagagagagaccccttgcgatacaatatgaccccttagggaaggggtcatatggtgtcctaaggggtcatatgttgtccttaagggtcatacggtgtcccatgaccccttaagacacaatatgacccataacgacacaatttggtgtcttaaggggtcaaatggtgtcctaaggagtcgtaggacataatatgacccctatggacaccatatgactcataacgacccaatatggtgtcataaggggtcgtatattgtccttaggggtcatctagtgtcccatgaccccttaggacacaatatgacccataacgagacaatttggtgtcttaaggggtcatatggtgtcctaaggggtcgtatgacacaatatgacccctatggacaccatatgactcataatgacccaatatggtgtcataaggggttgtatgttgtccttaggggtcatatggtgtcctatgaccccttaggacaccatatgacccataacgtcacaatttggtgtcttaaagggtcatatggtgtcctaaggggtcgtaggacacaatatgaccccttaggacaccatatgactcataacgatccaatatggtgtcataaggggtcgtatgttgtccttagggggtcatatggtgtcccatgaccccttaggacaccatatgacccattacggcacaatttggtgtcttaaggggtcatatggtgtcctaaggggtcgtagaacacaatatgactcataacgacccaatatggtgtcataaggggttgtatgttgtccttaggggtcatatggtgtcccatgaccccttaggacacaatatgaccacttaggacacaatatgacccataacaacataatttggtgtcttaaggggtcatatggtgtcctaaggggtcgtagaacataATATGgcccctatggacatcatatgactcataacaaccaaatatggtttcataaggggtcgtatgttgtccttaggggtcatatggtgtcccatgaccccttaggacactatatgacccataatgacacaatttggtgtactaaggggtcatatggtgtcctaaggggttgtaggacacaatatgaccccttaggacaccataagacacataatgaccCAGTGTGGTGTCTTAagcgatcatatggtgtcctaaggggtcctaggacacaatatgaccccttgggacaccataggaccgctaatgacccaatatggtgtcttaaggggtcatatggtatcctaaggggtcgtaggaaacaatatgaccgctatggacactatatgactcataacgacctaatacggtgtcataaggggttgtatgttgtccttaggggtcatatggtgtcccatgaccccttaggacaccacatgacccataacgacataatttggtgtcttaaagggttatatggtgtcctaaggggttgtaggacacaatatgtccactatggacaccatatgactc from Cryptomeria japonica chromosome 3, Sugi_1.0, whole genome shotgun sequence harbors:
- the LOC131036018 gene encoding uncharacterized protein LOC131036018; the encoded protein is MCGHVCLGPVGQPLDPPVHSANYEVHEMHDAPDVMTQTGGYPGESSHARGEEAPSSYIDDVVLMTEEELTQIQEGTLTTISFGLDSLTGTSITSVGLCDLGSGSAVGDKGKRILGFTSLLTKPTIPEDEEEEEEMPRVHVVYENIENIPPLPKTYIKSPAKLKRKRGDEDPLEPSSAAKRIDFDDPSTT